A region of Myxococcaceae bacterium JPH2 DNA encodes the following proteins:
- a CDS encoding aminotransferase class III-fold pyridoxal phosphate-dependent enzyme encodes MNAPTPGARLSPDELDRLRAGMALQMDHYGGGRLPFACLQAKGLVQHFAALEGAEAGRVWEVLDASGGYASACLGAGHPRIQEALREGLERAGYVTDELGSLERTRLLSDLFGPGGRWADRFPAEQYHASGRNSGSEGLELALRLVLESGFDRRRLAPRAGREERRTVLAFEGAWHGWTGGLVSLLNRRHYRVGLPPVSPEPPHGLDVAFLPFGELEHLERFFVEQGRKLSAVFVEPIQGDAGILVPPAGYLRRLAALCREYEVLLVADEVLTFAKTGQFFGMTDAEGPIPTDITVIGKSLGMGVVSTSMVIARRELSVRSSGAVSTSDLRPLTCAVIRHGLQHLVDERLLERAAPLGEELRARLRRDVVAAFPDLFREVRGLGYMNGVELTEPAANALSSLRHKLLESGVFVEFMAGAGRRSRGLRYLYPAMRVAPPLIAGEPDVRAIVERIHEGTRRFVETRP; translated from the coding sequence GTGAACGCGCCGACTCCTGGCGCGAGGCTCAGCCCGGATGAACTGGATCGCCTGCGCGCCGGCATGGCGTTGCAGATGGACCATTATGGCGGTGGGCGACTGCCTTTCGCCTGTCTGCAAGCCAAGGGGCTCGTGCAGCACTTCGCGGCCTTGGAGGGCGCGGAGGCGGGGCGGGTCTGGGAGGTGCTGGACGCGAGCGGGGGCTACGCGAGCGCATGTCTGGGCGCGGGCCATCCGCGCATCCAGGAGGCCCTGCGCGAGGGCCTGGAGCGCGCGGGCTACGTGACGGACGAGCTGGGCTCGCTGGAGCGGACCCGGCTGCTCTCGGATCTCTTCGGGCCCGGTGGCCGCTGGGCGGACCGGTTCCCGGCGGAGCAGTACCACGCGAGCGGTCGCAACTCGGGCTCCGAGGGATTGGAGCTGGCGCTTCGGCTGGTGTTGGAGTCGGGGTTCGATCGCCGCCGACTCGCGCCCCGCGCGGGCCGCGAGGAGCGGCGCACGGTGCTCGCCTTCGAGGGGGCGTGGCACGGGTGGACGGGAGGACTCGTCAGCCTGCTCAACCGGCGCCACTACCGCGTCGGCCTGCCCCCGGTGAGCCCCGAGCCGCCGCATGGGCTCGACGTGGCCTTCCTGCCCTTTGGTGAGCTGGAGCACCTGGAGCGCTTCTTCGTGGAGCAGGGGCGCAAGCTGTCCGCGGTGTTCGTCGAGCCCATCCAGGGCGACGCGGGCATCCTCGTCCCGCCCGCGGGCTATCTGCGCCGGCTGGCAGCGCTCTGCCGCGAGTACGAGGTGCTGCTGGTCGCGGACGAGGTGCTCACCTTCGCCAAGACGGGCCAGTTCTTCGGGATGACGGACGCCGAGGGCCCCATCCCCACGGACATCACCGTCATCGGCAAGAGCCTGGGCATGGGCGTGGTGTCCACGTCGATGGTCATTGCCCGGCGCGAGCTGTCCGTGCGCTCCAGCGGCGCGGTGTCCACCTCGGACCTGCGGCCGTTGACGTGCGCGGTGATTCGCCACGGCTTGCAGCACCTGGTGGACGAGCGCTTGCTGGAGCGCGCCGCGCCGCTGGGTGAGGAGCTGCGGGCTCGACTGCGGCGCGACGTGGTGGCCGCGTTCCCGGACCTGTTCCGCGAGGTGCGAGGCCTGGGCTACATGAACGGCGTCGAGCTGACCGAGCCCGCCGCCAACGCGCTGTCCTCGCTGCGCCACAAGCTCCTCGAGTCGGGCGTCTTCGTGGAGTTCATGGCCGGCGCGGGTCGTCGCTCGCGGGGCCTGCGCTACCTGTATCCGGCCATGCGCGTGGCACCGCCGCTCATCGCGGGCGAGCCGGACGTGCGCGCCATCGTCGAGCGCATCCACGAGGGCACGCGCCGGTTCGTGGAGACGCGTCCGTGA
- a CDS encoding thioesterase family protein, with protein sequence MRDGPLRHRVEHVDTDASGVVHFSRYASLVETAALDELERRGAGLEVLEAHGLDLRVRDLRITYRAPARFRDWVLLMPGVEHVGPASIKVAVKLYREDAGPEPVLLATGSLDMAVVNRESGGPACIPEALRAEFKPVP encoded by the coding sequence GTGAGGGACGGCCCGCTGCGCCACCGGGTCGAGCACGTGGATACGGACGCGTCCGGCGTCGTGCACTTCTCGCGCTATGCGTCGCTCGTGGAGACGGCGGCGCTGGACGAGCTGGAGCGCCGCGGCGCCGGACTGGAAGTGCTGGAGGCGCACGGCCTGGACCTGCGTGTGCGGGACTTGCGCATCACCTATCGCGCCCCCGCGCGCTTTCGGGACTGGGTGCTGCTCATGCCCGGGGTCGAGCATGTGGGGCCCGCGAGCATCAAGGTCGCCGTGAAGCTCTACCGCGAGGACGCCGGCCCCGAGCCGGTGCTGCTCGCCACGGGAAGTCTGGACATGGCCGTCGTCAACCGCGAGAGCGGAGGTCCTGCATGCATTCCGGAAGCGCTGCGAGCCGAGTTCAAGCCAGTGCCTTGA
- a CDS encoding beta-hydroxyacyl-ACP dehydratase has translation MHSGSAASRVQASALSEVERQPKPLGFTALRQWLRHRHPMILLDRIVDHEPGKFLDALISISGNTDCIAGHFPERAIYPGSNLIQAFAQAGIILYQMSTSMLAEDELTLIGSVEARFLKVVVPGDQVLLRVQVNRLAGGLFTYSGKAMVGTTRVAAFRASLVRSKVSELGSPLW, from the coding sequence ATGCATTCCGGAAGCGCTGCGAGCCGAGTTCAAGCCAGTGCCTTGAGCGAGGTGGAACGGCAACCCAAGCCGCTGGGCTTCACGGCCCTGCGTCAGTGGCTGCGGCATCGCCACCCGATGATTCTGTTGGACCGCATCGTGGACCATGAGCCGGGGAAGTTCCTCGACGCGCTCATCTCCATCTCTGGCAACACCGACTGCATCGCGGGGCACTTCCCCGAGCGCGCCATCTACCCGGGCAGCAACCTCATCCAGGCCTTCGCCCAGGCGGGCATCATCCTGTACCAGATGAGCACGTCGATGCTCGCCGAGGACGAGCTGACGCTGATTGGCTCCGTGGAGGCGCGCTTCCTCAAGGTCGTGGTGCCGGGCGACCAGGTGCTGTTGCGCGTGCAGGTCAACCGCCTCGCGGGCGGACTCTTCACCTACTCGGGCAAGGCGATGGTGGGGACCACGCGCGTGGCGGCGTTCCGCGCGAGCCTCGTGCGCAGCAAGGTGTCGGAGCTGGGCTCGCCGCTATGGTAG
- a CDS encoding EamA family transporter, producing MSWLFYALLSAAFAAATAILAKVGVEGVPSTLATALRTVVILVFAWGIALTRGEHHALPTLSRRTLLFLALSGVATGLSWLAYFRALQLGPASRVAPIDKLSLALTLVLAVTFLKEPWSWKLVLGVLLMVAGALLTLK from the coding sequence ATGAGCTGGCTGTTCTATGCCCTGCTGTCGGCGGCCTTCGCGGCGGCCACCGCCATCCTGGCCAAGGTCGGCGTCGAGGGCGTCCCGTCCACGCTCGCCACCGCGCTGCGCACCGTGGTGATTCTCGTCTTCGCCTGGGGCATCGCGTTGACGCGCGGCGAGCACCACGCCCTGCCCACCCTCAGCCGCCGCACGCTCCTCTTCCTCGCGCTGTCCGGTGTGGCCACGGGCCTGTCGTGGCTCGCTTACTTCCGCGCGCTCCAGCTCGGCCCCGCCTCGCGCGTGGCGCCCATCGACAAGCTGAGCCTCGCGCTCACGCTGGTGCTCGCGGTGACGTTCCTGAAGGAACCGTGGAGCTGGAAGCTGGTGCTGGGTGTGTTGCTCATGGTCGCCGGCGCGCTGCTCACGTTGAAGTAG
- a CDS encoding acyl carrier protein, with protein MQEELTSALKKMLVTSLFVETPEAQIGEDDGLQSVLGLDSVGFLELRVLCEERFHVRITDEDFNPDNFRTVGKLASFITQLKSSQESAA; from the coding sequence ATGCAGGAAGAGCTGACATCCGCCCTCAAGAAGATGCTGGTGACGAGTCTGTTCGTCGAGACGCCGGAGGCCCAGATTGGAGAGGACGACGGGCTCCAGTCCGTCCTCGGGCTCGACTCGGTGGGTTTCCTCGAGCTGCGCGTGCTGTGCGAGGAACGCTTCCATGTGCGCATCACGGATGAGGACTTCAATCCGGATAACTTCCGCACGGTTGGAAAGCTGGCGTCATTCATTACCCAGCTCAAGTCCTCTCAGGAGAGCGCGGCGTGA